A window of Nicotiana tabacum cultivar K326 chromosome 24, ASM71507v2, whole genome shotgun sequence contains these coding sequences:
- the LOC107764088 gene encoding uncharacterized protein LOC107764088, with the protein MPISTIDHSKLKNPRNKPNSTNNTIDSKSFFSAKPKNKKKFMSVSFGIGGLGCKGKLNSPPVSAPAVIRSAAQWESTNQIRKKNTRRNKTTLSSKSTRNLANVVVDIPDVCCAPPGIGSASDVAPRPRTTSQRSNNREHSRVARRTANGEEISRLHASNIRHQCPRSHCRPLILRQNLQFARDLDGDDQHGSWRLDVDDMSYEQLVELSDRIGYVGTGLAEEKIVQYIRKFKLSTIDSSPVLISTDKAWKCTICQEGYKVDDEIGRLECGHYHHIECIKKWLMQKNTCPVCKSAAV; encoded by the exons ATGCCTATATCAACAATtgatcattcaaaacttaaaaaccCAAGAAACAAACCAAACTCAACCAATAATACAATTGATTCTAAAAGTTTTTTCAGTGCAAagcctaaaaataagaagaaatttaTGTCAGTGAGTTTTGGAATTGGAGGGCTAGGATGTAAAGGAAAGTTAAACTCGCCGCCGGTGTCGGCACCGGCAGTTATAAGATCAGCAGCACAATGGGAGAGTACTAACcaaataaggaagaaaaatacaaggagaAATAAGACCACATTGTCAAGTAAAAGTACTAGGAATCTAGctaatgttgttgttgatattcctGATGTTTGTTGTGCTCCTCCTGGGATTGGTTCTGCTTCTGATGTTGCTCCTAGACCAAGAACCACTTCTCAAAGATCAAACAACAGAGAG CATTCTCGTGTTGCAAGGAGAACTGCAAATGGGGAAGAAATTTCTAGGTTGCATGCCTCTAATATAAGGCACCAATGTCCCCGTTCTCATTGTCGTCCTCTT ATCCTCAGACAGAACCTGCAATTTGCTAGAGATTTAGATGGTGATGATCAACATGGATCCTGGAGACTGGATGTAGATGATATGTCATATGAG CAATTGGTTGAATTGAGTGATAGGATTGGGTATGTAGGCACAGGTTTAGCAGAAGAGAAGATAGTCCAATATATAAGAAAGTTTAAGCTCTCAACAATTGACTCCTCTCCGGTTCTCATCTCCACTGATAAAGCCTGGAAATGTACCATTTGCCAA GAAGGATACAAAGTTGATGATGAAATAGGAAGACTTGAATGTGGACACTACCATCATATTGAGTGTATAAAGAAATGGCTTATGCAGAAGAATACATGCCCAGTGTGCAAAAGTGCAGCAGTTTAA